Within Inmirania thermothiophila, the genomic segment GGAAGCGCGGGGCGAGGTTCTCCTCGACCAGCCCCCGGCGCAGGCCCGCGGCGACGCAGACCACGAGGTCGATGTCGTGCTCCTCGGCGAGCTTGATCCAGCGGTTGACGATGTGACGGTCGTCCTGCGGCGGCTCGGTGAGCTTGGACGCGTTGTGGACGCCGTCGTGGTAGAAGAACACGCGGTGGATCCGGTGCCCCTTGGCCAGCGCCGCCTTGCAGAACTGGTAGGCGGTGTCGGCGGCCTGATGCTGATAGGGGCCCTCGTTGACGAGGATGCCGAACTTCATCCGATTCCCCTCACCCCTCGTTGCGGGGGCCGGCCCGCGGGCCGGCCCCGCGTGCGGTCAGAAGCGCAGGTGCGCCGAGGCGTTGAGGCTCGCCCGCGCGCCGCGCCAGTCGTCGATGTGGTACTTGGTGAACGGCAGGCCGGTGAGCTCGAAGAAGCGCGGCCAGCCGATGCGCTCGATCCACTCGCCCATGCGCTCCCAGTCGCGCGCATCCTCCTTGTAGGCGCGGAGGATCTTCTTCACCACCTCGGCGACCTCCGGCCAGCGCGGCGGATTGTTGGGCAGGTCCGCCGCCACCAGCTTGTGGAAGGTGGGCTTGCTGCGGGCGTTGGAGTTCTTGCCGCCCACCCAGACCGCGAGCTTGGTGTGCACGGGGTCGTTGATCTGCATCGGCGGGCAGGGCGGGAAGCAGGCGCCGCAGCAGACGCACTTCTTCTCGTCCACCTCCAGCGAGGGCTTGCCGTTGACCAGCGCCGGGCGGATCGCCGCCACCGGGCAGCGGGCCACCACCGCCGGGCGCTCGCAGACGTTGGCCACGAGGTCGTGGTTGATCCGCGGCGGCTTGGTGTGCTGGACGTTGATGGCGATGTCGCCCTGGCCGCCGCAGTTGATCTCGCAGCAGGAGGTGGTGATGCGCACGCGGTTGGGCATCTCCTCGCGGATGAACTCCTCGTAGAGCTCGTCCATGAGGGCCTTGACGACGCCGGAGGCGTCGGTGCCCGGGATGTCGCAGTGGAGCCAGCCCTGGGTGTGGGCGATCATGGACACCGAGTTGCCGGTGCCGCCCACGGGGAAGCCCTCGGCCTCCAGCTTCTCGATGAGGGGCTGGACCTTGGCCTCGTCGCTCACCAAGAACTCGATGTTGCTGCGGATGGTGAAGCGGACGTAGCCCTCGGCGTACTCGTCGGCGATGTCGCACAGCTTGCGGATGGTGTGGACGTCCATCTGCCGCTGCGTGCCGGCGCGCACGGTCCAGATCTCGTCGCCGCTCTCGGCGACGTGATGGAGGACGCCCGGCCGCGGGCGTTCGTGCCACTTCCACTTGCCGTAGTTCTTCTTCATCACCGGGTGGAGGAAGGGCATCACGTCGACGACGCCGCTCTCCACCGGCGGACGGGGTTTTGCTGCCTCGGCCATGGATCGATCTCCCGTGACGTCGCTGTTGCTGACCCCGGTGCGGCCTCAGCCGGCGGCCTTGGCCTTGCGCTCCTCCCACTTCTTCGCCTCCTCGGCCCAGCCGTCGAGGCGCACGTAGGGGTTGGTGCGGGGGTGGTTGATCATGTTCGGATCCGGGTCGACCCCGACCCCCTCGAGGAAGTTGGCGAGCCCGATGCGCTCGATCATCTCGCCGGTGCGCTCGTGCTCGAGGGCGTTCTCGGCGAAGAACTCGATGACGCGGCCGGCGAACTCCTCGAGGCGCTGCCAGTCCTCCTCGGTCTCCAGCTTCATGAAGGGGATGATGACCGTGCCCATGAGGTCGCCGATCTTGAGCGTGCGCTTGCCGCCGATGAGGATCGTGACGCCGCGGTCCTTGCCCGGGGAGAGGGCCTTGGTCATGACGTTGATGCAGTGCATGCAGCGCACGCAGTCCTTGTTGCGGATCTCGAGGGTGTCGTCGTCGCGCAGGCTGATGGCCTTGGTGGGGCAGCGGTTGACGACGTTGTCGATGACGTACTGCCGCCCCTTGGAGGCGATGTAGTTCTTGACCTCGGCCTGGTCGATCTGGATGTCGTCGCGCCAGGTGCCGATGACGGCGAAGTCCGAGCGCTGGATCGAGTTCATGCAGTCGTTGGGGCAGCCCGAGAACTTGAACTTGAACTTGTAGGGCAGGCTCGGGCGGTGCATGTCGTCGAGGAAGGCGTTGATGAGCTGCCGGTTGGCGCGGTGGGTGTCGTAGCAGGCCTGCTCGCAGCGCGCCGGGCCGACGCAGGACATGCCGGTGCGCAGGGCCGGGCCCGCACCGCCCAGGTCGAAGCCCATCTCGTTGATGGCGTCGAAGGCCTTCTGCACGTTCTCCGTGCGGCAGCCCTGGAACATGATGTCGCCGGTCTGGCCGTGCAGGGCGATGAGGCCGGAGCCGTACTGCTCCCAGATGTCGCAGAACTTGCGCAGGGTGGCGGTGTCGTAGTGCCAGCCCGGCGGGGGCATCACGCGCAGGGTGTGGAACTCGGCCGCCTCCGGGAACTTGGGCTTGCCGTTCTCGTCGAGGAGCTCGGTGAAGCGGGGGATGACGCCGCCGCCGTAGCCGAAGACGCCCACGGTGCCCCCCTTCCAGTAGCCGAGCCGGGTCTCGTAGGAGGTCTCGAGCTGGCCCAGCAGGTCGACCATCATGTCGTTGTTCTGGGCGAGACGCTTGAGGCCCTTGACGAAGCTGGGCCAGGGTCCCTTCTCGAGCTCGTCGAGCAGCGGCGTCGGATGCATCGGCTTGGCCATCGCGCTCTCTCCTCTTCCTCTTCGCTGCGCCGGCGCCTCCCCCGAACCGGCAAGGCAGCTAAAGGTTTAGAATATGCTGAAATGCTCTCCGGCTACGATAATCAGCGTGCCGGGTGGAGACCATGCCCCCGAAGGGGTAACGGGTTTCGATCCGGACTATCCCGTTCGGGATAGATCCGGGCTAATACCCGAGGGTGATGGTCAACATCGGCCCCGTGGGTCATCCTAGGCGCCTCCGAGGGTGGGGCGTATCCCGCCGATGGGGGGTCGGCACCGCCCGGGTGGGATAGGGGGGCGGGGCGCCTATACTGGGGGGCGGCGACCCCCGGCGGAGGGACGGCGTGAGGCACGAGAAAGGCGGCGTGATCGCGCGCACGGGGCGAGCGGCAACGCCACCGGCTACAGGGGTGCACCCGTGAGCGCGGAGCAGGAGATCCGGGACCTCGGGCGGCTGCAGGCGCCGTACGGGCGCGAGGTGCAGGTGCGCGAGCTGGTCTACGACAACGGCTTCCGGATGCTGCGCCTGATCATCCGGGAGGGGCGGCGCTTCACCACGGTGGATCTCGACCCGGTCTCGGCCCGGGCGTGGGCGGCGCTGCTGCAGCGCTGGACGGAGGCGCAGCCGAAGTGAGCGGGGAGGAGCTCTTCTGGGCCGAGGAGGCGCCGCCCCAGGCGGCCCCGGCGGCGAGCACGCGCGCCCTCGACCTGCTCTTCGCCCTCGAGGGGCGGATGCTGCCGGTGGACCACGCACTCGCCCTGGGACGGGCGCTGCGCGAGGCCTGTCCGGCGCTCGCGGACGACCCCCTCGCCGGGCCCCATCTGATCCATCCGGCGGCCTCGGGCAACGGCTGGACGAGCCCCCAGGACGGGGGCGTGGAGTGGATCTACCTGCCGCGCCGGGCGCGCCTGAGGCTGCGGGTGTCGGCGGCGACGCGCACCGCGGCCGAGGGGCTCGCGGGTCGCCGGCTGACGCTTTGCGGCCATGCGGTGCGGCTCGGGCGGGTCGAGGCCCGGCCCCTGCGTCCGGCCCGCACCCTCTACTGCCGCTACCTCGCCACCGCGGCCGCGGACGAGCCGGCCTTCCTCCGCGAGGCGGCGGCGCGGCTCGCGGGCATGGGCATCCGGCCGCGGCGCATGCTGGGCGGGCGCGAGCATGCCTTCACGGGCCCGGAGGGGGCGGTGGCGGCGCGCAGCCTGCTCGTCACCGACCTCGCTCCGGAGGCGTCCCTGCGGCTTCAGGAGGAGGGGCTGGGACCGCTGCGCGCCTACGGCTTCGGCCTCTTCCTGCCCTACAAGGAGGTGGGCGGGGGCGGGGCCGAGGGCTGAGGGGCCGGCAGCCGCAGGGCGGCGAGGGCGGCGGGTCCGCGAAGGTGCGAGGCGAGCGCGGAGGCGGGCTCGGCGAGGAGCCCTCTGGCCGTGGCCAGCCAGTGTGCCCGTCCCGCGGCGGCGGCCTCGTGCAGGGGGCGCCAGTCGCCGGGGTCGGCGAGCCAGCGCCGGTAGGCGGCCTCGAACCGCGCGAAGAGCGTGCGCCGTGGCCCCTCGAGACGCGCCGCGTAGAGGTGCAGGTGGAGGGGGCGGCGGTCCCCGATCAGCACCGGAAGCACCCGCAGGCAGTCGGCGAGGAGGTCGCGCACCGCGCGCAGGACGTGCTCGGCGGGGGTGCCGGCGAGGGCCGCGAGATGCGCCTCCCAACCCGGCCCCAGAAGCCGTCCCGCCGCCGCCTCGCCCAGCTCGTGCAGCAGCGCGAGCTCCTCCTGGGCCTCGGCGAGGGTCGCGAGGGCGTCCCCCGACCCCGCCGCCGCCGCGGCCCGCGCCATGGGGGTCGCCGCCGGCCGCCGCCCGGCCAGGCCCAGCTCGTCCCACACCATGGCGCGGATCTGCTCGCGGCGCAGGAAGACGTAGCCGGAGCGGGTCATGGCGGGGGCGCCGGCGACGTCCCGGGCGTGCTCGCGCCCCAGGCGCAGGATGCGCAGCCCCTCGCGCGCCTCGGCCGCGTCCAGCTCCGCGAGGAGGAAGCTCGGCTTGCCGCCGACGCCGACCCCGGCGGCATAGGCGAGGCCGGTGGCGGCGAGGCGGCGGTTGGCGGTCTCGATGTCGAAGGGGTCCACCGGCCCGCCGAGGGGCAGGGGGCGGTAGTCCTTCCCGGCGAGCCGCGCCCAGCGCCGCTCCTGGGCCTCGATCCAGGCGCCCACCTCGTCGCCCGGCAGCGGGTCGGCGAGGGCACGGCCGTGCGCCCAGCGATACTGGGCGCGCATGCGCAGCAGATAGGTGCAGATGGAGGCGTCGCGCGCGTGGCGCGCGTCGGAGACGTCGCAGTTGTGCTGCACCGTGCGGCGCAGGGTGTCGAGATCGATGGCGGCCAAGCGTTCAGCACATGGTAATATGATCAAAATGATAGCAGCCCGCGGGGACGGAGGTGGGGCGTGGTCCGTCTGAAGTCGCGCTGGCACCGCAAGGATGCGCCGAGGCGTGCCGAGGAGGTGGGCTCGGCGGTGGCCTTCTCGGCCTGGAAGGTGGCCCTGGAGGGGGTCAGGCGTCTGCTCGGGGCGGGCTACGAGCTGGAGAGCGACCCGCGCCGCTTCGCCATCCTGGGCGAGTTCGCCGCCTTCCTCCTGCAGATGGCGGACCGCTACGCCTATGGGCGGCTGGAGGACGAGCAGCGCCGGCGCATGATCGTGGCCGCCGGGCGCCGCATGGCCGAGGTCATGGAGGAGAACCAGCGCGAGCGCCTCGGGCCGGGCGACTACCGCGCCGCCTTCATCGACCACCTCAACCGCCGCCTGCAGGAGTACGCGGAGCTGAGCTTCGTCGGCGAGGAGCCGGGCTTCAGCAGCATCCGCTACCTCGGCGAGGTGGTGTGCGAGCACGCCGGCGACTGGGACCGGCGCTGGCTCAAGGAGCAGGTGATGGAGGTGGAGGCGCCGGAGGCGGTGCGCGCCTTCCGGCGGGCGCTGGCGAACCTGCTCGCGGTGCAGGTCTGCTGAGGGGCGGGACGGCGAAGGGAAGCCCCCGCGGGGCGGGGGCTTCGAGCCGGCGGGGACGTCAGTCGTCGCCGCGGAAGGCCCCCAGCAGGTGCAGCAGGCTCGTGAACAGGTTGAAGAGGCTCACGTAGAGCGAGACGGTGGCGAGGATGTAGTTGGTCTCGCCGCCGTGGACGATCTGGCTCGTCTCGTAGAGGATCATCCCCGCCATCAGCAGCACGAACAGGGCCGAGACCGCCAGCGCGAGCCCCGGCAGGGAGAAGATCACCGCCCCGATGCCCGCGAGGAAGGCGACCAGGATGCCGGCGAAGAGGAAGCCGCCGACGAAGCTGAAGTCCTTGCGGGTGACCAGTGCGTAGGCCGAGAGCCCCAGGAAGATCGCCCCGGTGCCGCCGAGGGCGGTCATGACGAGCTGGGGGCCGTTGGGCAGCCGGAGATAGGCGCTGAGGATCGGCCCCAGGGTCAGGCCCATGAAGCCGGTCAGGGCGAAGACGAAGAGGATCCCGAGGGCGCTGTTGCGGAAGCGCTGGATCAGGAACAGCAGCCCGAAGTAGCCCACCAGCGTGATGAGCAGGCCCGGGTGGGGCAGCCCCAGGGCCATGGACGCCCCCGCGGTGGCGGCGCTGAAGAGCAGCGTCATCGACAGCAGCAGATAGGTGTTGCGCACCACCTTGTTGACGGGGGTCGCCGCCGCGGTGGCGCGCGTGCTCGGAATCGGTCGGACCTGTGCCATGCGTACCTCCTCGTTGGGCGTAGCCAGACTTCGCCTTGGACCGCCGCCGCCGGCGGCGGTTCCTGCGCGCACAGTGTAGCGGCCCGCCCGGGGCCGGCAAGCCTTGCCGGGGCCCGGCGGCGCGCTATCCTAGCGGCGCCGGGGAGGTGGCTGAGCGGTCGAAAGCGGCGGACTTGAAATCCGTTGGCGGGCGCCGCCCGTCCGGGGGTTCGAATCCCTCCCTCCCCGCCAGCTCGCCCGGCGCCGCTCCCGCGGCGGCGCCCGCCGCGATCCGGCCGCGGCTTGCCGCCTTGCCGCGTGGCGCGCTAATCTGCGCGGATCCCGCCTTCCGCCGCGGCTTCGGGCGCGGTCGTGTCGGCGGTCGCCGGGGCCCGCGGGCGGCGAGGGCGGCGAGGGCAAGGGGGGCGGCCATGATCAAGGTGATGCTGGTGGACGATCACGCGCTGGTGCGCACCGGCATCCGCCGCATCGTCGAGTCGGCGCCGGACATGGAGGTGGTGGCCGAGGCGGGCAGCGGCGAGGAGGCGGTGGAGATCGCGCGGCGCGACCCGCCGGATGTGGTCCTCATGGACATCCACATGCCCGGCGTCGGGGGGCTGGAGGCCACCCGCAAGCTCCTCCACTACGTGCGCGGCATCCGCATCCTGGTCCTCACGGTGCACGGCGGCAACTCGTTTCCGGTCCAGTTCCTGCGCGCCGGGGCCATGGGTTTTCTCACCAAGGGCTGCGAGGCGGAGGAGATGCTGAGGGCGATCCGCCAGGTCCACCGGGGCGAGCGCTACGTCAGCGCGGACATCGCCCAGCAGCTGGCCATCGCCGCGGTCACGGGCGAGCAGACCTCGCCCTTCGAGAAGCTCTCGGCGCGGGAGATGCAGGTGCTGCTGATGGTGGCGCAGGGGCAGAGCATCCGCGAGATCTCGGACCGGCTCTGCCTCAGCCCCAAGACCGTGAGCACCTACCGCTACCGCCTGCACGAGAAGCTCGGCGTCGACAACGACGTGGAGCTGACGCGCCTGGCGATCCAGCACGGCGTCATCGATCAGAGCGCCGGCGTCTGACAGCGGGGCCGCGCCCGCCGCGGCGCAGGGGCCCATGGGCGAGCAGGAACCCTTCGATCTCGAGGCCTTCCTCCGGGGCCTGACGCGCCGCCCCGGCGTCTACCGCTTCCTCGACGCCGAGGGGCGGGTGCTCTACGTGGGCAAGGCGCGCAGCCTCCGCAACCGCGTCACCAGCTACTTCCGCGGGGGGGTCCACGACCGGCGGCGCCAGCTCCTGCTGGCGCGGATGCGGCGCATCGAGGTGACGGTGACCCGCACCGAGGCCGAGGCGCTGATCCTCGAGAACGAGCTCATCAAGCACCACCGCCCCCGCTTCAACGTCCTCCTGCGCGACGACAAGAGCTATCCCTACATCCACCTCTCGGACCACCCCCGCTACCCGCGCCTGTCCTTCTACCGCGGCCCGCGCCGCCGCGACGGGCGCTACTTCGGCCCCTACCCCAGCGCCGCCGCGGTGCGCGAGAGCCTGCAGCTGCTGCAGCGCCTGTTCCGGGTGCGCCAGTGCGAGGACGGCTTCTTCCGCAACCGCACGCGGCCCTGTCTGCAGCACCAGATCGGGCGCTGCTCGGCCCCGTGCGTGGGCCTGATCAGCCCCGAGGACTACGCCCGCGACGTGGCCCACACGGTGATGGTGCTTGAGGGGCGCGACGCCGAGGTGGTGGAGGCGCTGGGGCGGCGGATGGAGGCGGCGGCCGAGCGGCTCGACTTCGAGGAGGCGGCGCGGCTGCGCGACCTCATCCGCGCCCTGCAGCAGGTGCGCGGGCGGCAGTACGTCGCCACCGGCGGCGGCGACCTGGACGTGGTGGCCTGCCACGTGGAGGGTGGCGCCGCCTGCGTGGAGCTGCTGGCCGTGCGTGGCGGCCGCGTCCTGGGCAGCCGCAGCCACTTCCCGCGGCTGCCCGAGGGCGGCGCTGGCGAGGAGGTCCTCGCCGCCTTCCTCGCCCAGCACTACCTCGGCCGGCCGGCGCCGCCGGAGATCGTCGTGGCGCGCCGCCCGCCCGGGTGCGAGGCCCTGGAGGAGGCCCTCGGCGGCGCCGTGCGTATCCGCAGCGGCGTGCGCGGGGTGCGCCGGCGCTGGCTCGAGATGGCCGAGGCCAACGCCCGCGAGGCCCTGCGGGCCCGCGTCTCGAGCCGCGCCGGGCTGGCGGCGCGGCTCGCCGCGCTGGAGGAGGCGCTGGAGCTGGAGGGTCCCCTGCAGCGCATCGAGTGCTTCGACATCAGCCACACGGCGGGGGAGGCGGCGGTGGCGGCCTGCGTGGTCTTCGACCGCGAGGGAGCGCGAAGCGCCGACTACCGCCGCTACAACCTCCGCGGCATCGCCCCCGGCGACGACTACGCCGCCATCCGGCAGGCGGTGGCGCGCCGCTACCGCCGGCTGAGCGAGGAGGGGGCGCCGCTGCCCGACCTCGTCCTCATCGACGGCGGCCGCGGCCAGCTCGCCGCCGCCGTCGAGGCCCTGCGCGAGCTGCAGGTGGAGGGGCCGGTGCTGGTGGGCGTGGCCAAGGGCCCGGAGCGGCGGCCGGGGGAGGAGCGGCTCTTCTTGGTGGGGCGGGAGGCGCCTCTTATACTGCCCGCCACCTCGCCCGCGCTGCACCTGGTGCAGAGCGTGCGCGACGAGGCCCACCGCTTCGCGGTCACGGGCCACCGCCGGCGCCGGGCCCGCAGCCGCCAAGTCTCGGTGCTGGAGGCGATCCCCGGGGTCGGGCCGGAGCGGCGCCGGCGCCTGCTGCGCACCTTCGGCGGCCTGCGCGAGGTGGCGCGGGCGGGGGTGGAGGAGCTGGCGCGGGTTCCCGGGATCGACCGCGTGCTCGCCCGCCGCATCTACGAGGCCCTGCATGGGGACGAGGAGCCGTGCGCGCCGCGATGAACGTGCCCAACGTGCTGACCCTGGTGCGCATCGGGCTGGTGCCCGTGTTCTTCGTCGTCTTCTTCCTGCCCGTGGCCTGGGCCAACGAGGTGTGCACAGCGCTGTTCGGGCTCGCCGCGGTGACCGACGGCCTCGACGGGTGGCTCGCCCGCCGGCTGGGGCAGAGTTCGCGCTTCGGCGCCTTCCTCGATCCCGTGGCGGACAAGCTGATGGTGGCGGTGGCGCTGGTGGCGCTGGTGGCGCGCGACCCCGGCGGTTGGCTGGCGGCGCCGGCGGCCATCATCATCGGGCGCGAGATCGCGGTCTCGGCCCTGCGCGAGTGGATGGCGGAGGTGGGCGAGCGGGCGCGGGTGGCGGTCTCCATCATCGGCAAGCTCAAGACCATCGCCCAGATGGTGGCCCTGGTGCTGCTGCTCTACGGCGAGCCGGTGGGGCAGTTCCCGACCTGGATCGTCGGCGTGATCTTCCTCTACCTCGCCGCCGCCCTGACCCTCTGGTCCATGGCCGTGTACCTGCGCGCGGCGTGGCCTGCGCTGTCCGCGCCCGGGGCCGGTCGGGGCGCGGGGAGTCCTTGACAGGCTTGGGCGCGCGCATAGAATAGGCGCCGTCCAAGCGGGAATAGCTCAGTTGGTAGAGCACGACCTTGCCAAGGTCGGGGTCGCGAGTTCGAGTCTCGTTTCCCGCTCCAGATCTGCACCACGGACCTGCAGGCACCGTCCGCGGCCGCGGCGGTGCCTTTCAAGTTCCCCCGGGCTGGGTGGCAGAGTGGTTATGCAGCGGCCTGCAAAGCCGTGTACCTCGGTTCGATTCCGGGCCCAGCCTCCAACCCCCTCCCCGCACCGCGCCGGCGGTCCCCTGCCGGTGGCGCGCCGCTCTGCGCCCGGGTGGCGAAACAGGTAGACGCAGGGGACTTAAAATCCCCCGGCCACGGCCGTGCCGGTTCGAGTCCGGCCCCGGGCACTCCCTGCGCCGCGGCGGCCCTCAGGCGCCGCCGGCGGCGGCCGCGCGCAGGCGGGCGAGCAGCCGCCCGTCCATGACCGCGAGCCCGGCGGCGATCACCGCCATGCCGGCGAGCTGGTGCGGCGCCAGGGCCTCGCCGAGGAAGGCGGCCCCCAGCAGGATCGCGGTCACCGGGATGAGGAAGGTGACGAGCAGGATGTTGGTCGCCCCGGCGCTCGCCAGGATGCGGAAGTAGAGGATGAAGGCGAGGGCGGTGGAGAGCAGCGCGAGCCCCGCTACCGCGGCCCAGGCGGTCGCGGGCGGCGCGGGGAGGGTCCAGGGCCGCTCGAGGACGAGGGCGAGGGGGGCGAGGAGCAGCGCCGAGGCGCTCACCTGACCCGCTGCGGCCGCCGCGGGGGCGATGCCGAGGCGGTGGAAGCGCCGCCCGAAGAGGCTCGCGAAGGCGTAGCAGAGGGAGGCGGCGAGGACCGCAAGCTCCCCCAGGAGATGGGCGTCGAGGCCGCCCAGGGCCTCCGGGCCCACCACCAGCACCACCCCGAGGAAGCCCGCCGCCACGCCGGCGAGGCGGTGCGGGCGCAGCCGCTCGTCGCGGGTGAGCCGATGTGCCACCAGCACCCCGAAGAGGGGGGTGGTCGCGTTGAGGATGGAGGCGAGGCCGCCGGTGATCTGCGTCTGCCCCCAGACGATGAGGCTGAAGGGCAGGGCGTTGTTGAGCAGACCCATGCCGAGGTAGGCGGCGAGGGCGCGCCGGTGGGCGGGCGGCGGCCGGCCCTGCAGGCGCAGCACCAGGTGGAGGGCGAGGGCGGCGAGACCCACCCGCAGCACCACCAGCGTCAGCAGCGGGAAGGCGGCGAGCCCCACCTCCACGAAGAAGAAGGAGCCGCCCCAGAGCACGGAGAGGAGCAGCAGCAGGCCCCACTGCCCGCCGGTCATGGACGGCATGTCACGAACCCCGTCGGCTCAAGGTGTTGCATTGGGAAGTGCATCCTCCGGGTGAGGTTGCGGCGCCGGGTCCTCGAGCCCGGGGGCGAGCACCTCGGGGGGCACGGGGACGTGGATGAGGCTGGGGCCCGGATGGGCGAGGGCGCGGCCCAGGGCGGCGCGGAAGGTCTCGGCGTCGGTGGCGCGCTCGGCGCGGGCGCCGAAGGCCCGGGCCCAGGCCACGAAGTCGGGGTTGGCCAGCGTGG encodes:
- a CDS encoding DUF6967 family protein, translating into MSAEQEIRDLGRLQAPYGREVQVRELVYDNGFRMLRLIIREGRRFTTVDLDPVSARAWAALLQRWTEAQPK
- the dsrB gene encoding dissimilatory-type sulfite reductase subunit beta, translating into MAEAAKPRPPVESGVVDVMPFLHPVMKKNYGKWKWHERPRPGVLHHVAESGDEIWTVRAGTQRQMDVHTIRKLCDIADEYAEGYVRFTIRSNIEFLVSDEAKVQPLIEKLEAEGFPVGGTGNSVSMIAHTQGWLHCDIPGTDASGVVKALMDELYEEFIREEMPNRVRITTSCCEINCGGQGDIAINVQHTKPPRINHDLVANVCERPAVVARCPVAAIRPALVNGKPSLEVDEKKCVCCGACFPPCPPMQINDPVHTKLAVWVGGKNSNARSKPTFHKLVAADLPNNPPRWPEVAEVVKKILRAYKEDARDWERMGEWIERIGWPRFFELTGLPFTKYHIDDWRGARASLNASAHLRF
- the tusD gene encoding sulfurtransferase complex subunit TusD produces the protein MKFGILVNEGPYQHQAADTAYQFCKAALAKGHRIHRVFFYHDGVHNASKLTEPPQDDRHIVNRWIKLAEEHDIDLVVCVAAGLRRGLVEENLAPRFRISGLGQLIESGIQADRLVVFGD
- the pgsA gene encoding CDP-diacylglycerol--glycerol-3-phosphate 3-phosphatidyltransferase gives rise to the protein MNVPNVLTLVRIGLVPVFFVVFFLPVAWANEVCTALFGLAAVTDGLDGWLARRLGQSSRFGAFLDPVADKLMVAVALVALVARDPGGWLAAPAAIIIGREIAVSALREWMAEVGERARVAVSIIGKLKTIAQMVALVLLLYGEPVGQFPTWIVGVIFLYLAAALTLWSMAVYLRAAWPALSAPGAGRGAGSP
- the dsrA gene encoding dissimilatory-type sulfite reductase subunit alpha, with product MAKPMHPTPLLDELEKGPWPSFVKGLKRLAQNNDMMVDLLGQLETSYETRLGYWKGGTVGVFGYGGGVIPRFTELLDENGKPKFPEAAEFHTLRVMPPPGWHYDTATLRKFCDIWEQYGSGLIALHGQTGDIMFQGCRTENVQKAFDAINEMGFDLGGAGPALRTGMSCVGPARCEQACYDTHRANRQLINAFLDDMHRPSLPYKFKFKFSGCPNDCMNSIQRSDFAVIGTWRDDIQIDQAEVKNYIASKGRQYVIDNVVNRCPTKAISLRDDDTLEIRNKDCVRCMHCINVMTKALSPGKDRGVTILIGGKRTLKIGDLMGTVIIPFMKLETEEDWQRLEEFAGRVIEFFAENALEHERTGEMIERIGLANFLEGVGVDPDPNMINHPRTNPYVRLDGWAEEAKKWEERKAKAAG
- a CDS encoding Sfum_1244 family protein, whose translation is MAAIDLDTLRRTVQHNCDVSDARHARDASICTYLLRMRAQYRWAHGRALADPLPGDEVGAWIEAQERRWARLAGKDYRPLPLGGPVDPFDIETANRRLAATGLAYAAGVGVGGKPSFLLAELDAAEAREGLRILRLGREHARDVAGAPAMTRSGYVFLRREQIRAMVWDELGLAGRRPAATPMARAAAAAGSGDALATLAEAQEELALLHELGEAAAGRLLGPGWEAHLAALAGTPAEHVLRAVRDLLADCLRVLPVLIGDRRPLHLHLYAARLEGPRRTLFARFEAAYRRWLADPGDWRPLHEAAAAGRAHWLATARGLLAEPASALASHLRGPAALAALRLPAPQPSAPPPPTSL
- a CDS encoding DMT family transporter: MPSMTGGQWGLLLLLSVLWGGSFFFVEVGLAAFPLLTLVVLRVGLAALALHLVLRLQGRPPPAHRRALAAYLGMGLLNNALPFSLIVWGQTQITGGLASILNATTPLFGVLVAHRLTRDERLRPHRLAGVAAGFLGVVLVVGPEALGGLDAHLLGELAVLAASLCYAFASLFGRRFHRLGIAPAAAAAGQVSASALLLAPLALVLERPWTLPAPPATAWAAVAGLALLSTALAFILYFRILASAGATNILLVTFLIPVTAILLGAAFLGEALAPHQLAGMAVIAAGLAVMDGRLLARLRAAAAGGA
- the cas6 gene encoding type I-MYXAN CRISPR-associated protein Cas6/Cmx6, whose translation is MSGEELFWAEEAPPQAAPAASTRALDLLFALEGRMLPVDHALALGRALREACPALADDPLAGPHLIHPAASGNGWTSPQDGGVEWIYLPRRARLRLRVSAATRTAAEGLAGRRLTLCGHAVRLGRVEARPLRPARTLYCRYLATAAADEPAFLREAAARLAGMGIRPRRMLGGREHAFTGPEGAVAARSLLVTDLAPEASLRLQEEGLGPLRAYGFGLFLPYKEVGGGGAEG
- a CDS encoding Bax inhibitor-1/YccA family protein, producing the protein MAQVRPIPSTRATAAATPVNKVVRNTYLLLSMTLLFSAATAGASMALGLPHPGLLITLVGYFGLLFLIQRFRNSALGILFVFALTGFMGLTLGPILSAYLRLPNGPQLVMTALGGTGAIFLGLSAYALVTRKDFSFVGGFLFAGILVAFLAGIGAVIFSLPGLALAVSALFVLLMAGMILYETSQIVHGGETNYILATVSLYVSLFNLFTSLLHLLGAFRGDD
- the uvrY gene encoding UvrY/SirA/GacA family response regulator transcription factor produces the protein MIKVMLVDDHALVRTGIRRIVESAPDMEVVAEAGSGEEAVEIARRDPPDVVLMDIHMPGVGGLEATRKLLHYVRGIRILVLTVHGGNSFPVQFLRAGAMGFLTKGCEAEEMLRAIRQVHRGERYVSADIAQQLAIAAVTGEQTSPFEKLSAREMQVLLMVAQGQSIREISDRLCLSPKTVSTYRYRLHEKLGVDNDVELTRLAIQHGVIDQSAGV
- the uvrC gene encoding excinuclease ABC subunit UvrC translates to MGEQEPFDLEAFLRGLTRRPGVYRFLDAEGRVLYVGKARSLRNRVTSYFRGGVHDRRRQLLLARMRRIEVTVTRTEAEALILENELIKHHRPRFNVLLRDDKSYPYIHLSDHPRYPRLSFYRGPRRRDGRYFGPYPSAAAVRESLQLLQRLFRVRQCEDGFFRNRTRPCLQHQIGRCSAPCVGLISPEDYARDVAHTVMVLEGRDAEVVEALGRRMEAAAERLDFEEAARLRDLIRALQQVRGRQYVATGGGDLDVVACHVEGGAACVELLAVRGGRVLGSRSHFPRLPEGGAGEEVLAAFLAQHYLGRPAPPEIVVARRPPGCEALEEALGGAVRIRSGVRGVRRRWLEMAEANAREALRARVSSRAGLAARLAALEEALELEGPLQRIECFDISHTAGEAAVAACVVFDREGARSADYRRYNLRGIAPGDDYAAIRQAVARRYRRLSEEGAPLPDLVLIDGGRGQLAAAVEALRELQVEGPVLVGVAKGPERRPGEERLFLVGREAPLILPATSPALHLVQSVRDEAHRFAVTGHRRRRARSRQVSVLEAIPGVGPERRRRLLRTFGGLREVARAGVEELARVPGIDRVLARRIYEALHGDEEPCAPR